From the Thamnophis elegans isolate rThaEle1 chromosome 11, rThaEle1.pri, whole genome shotgun sequence genome, one window contains:
- the MXD4 gene encoding max dimerization protein 4, which translates to MEWNSLLMLLEAAEYLERREREAEHGYASALPFERACARRRSAARKGPGSRSSHNELEKHRRAKLRLYLEELKQLVPLGAESTRHTTLSLLKRAKTHIKKLEEQDRKALNIKEQLQREHRYLKRRLEQLSVQGLERVRTDSLGSTISTDSEQEVDIEGLEFTPAEMDSSGSASEAEDSLQGSSSDSGYARPHRRSHARLL; encoded by the exons atggAGTGGAACTCGCTGCTGATGCTGCTGGAGGCCGCCGAGTACCTGGAGCGGCGGGAGCGCG AGGCCGAGCACGGCTACGCCTCCGCCCTGCCCTTCGAGCGGGCCTGCGCCCGGAGGAGGAGCGCCGCCAGGAAGGGCCCCGGCAGCCG ATCCTCACATAATGAATTAGAAAAACATAG GCGGGCGAAGCTGAGGCTCTATTTAGAGGAGTTAAAGCAGCTGGTTCCTTTAGGCGCCGAGAGCACCCGGCACACCACCCTCAGCCTCCTGAAAAGGGCCAAGACACACATTAAG AAGTTGGAAGAACAGGACCGGAAAGCTCTGAACATCAAGGAACAATTGCAGCGAGAACATCGGTACCTGAAGCGCAGGTTGGAGCAGCTCTCCGTGCAGGGCCTGGAGCGAGTCCGCACGGACAGCCTCGGATCAACGATATCGACCGATTCGGAGCAAG AGGTGGACATTGAGGGGCTGGAATTCACCCCGGCCGAAATGGACAGCAGCGGAAGCGCCAGCGAGGCAGAAGACAGCTTGCAAGGCAGCTCGAGCGACAGCGGCTACGCCCGGCCCCACAGACGCAGCCACGCCCGGCTCCTGTAG